The genomic segment GTGGAGGAGCAGAGGGTAAATTCCACGGTAAACTACTTTGCGCTTCAGAGCCGACAAGATATTCAGCTGAGGGTTTTTGGCTTATCACAGGAAAAACTGGGGGCACAGTTGGTCTTAGAGGACAAACAGCTGAGTACAAAATGGAAGAAATTGTCAGTTGGAGAGGATGATGGCGGTACAGAGCTGACAGTTAGAGTAAGAAAACTTAAAAATAGATATAGTGCCTACTCTAAAGGAAGCTATATGTTTACTCAGACGATTATTGCCAGGTTTCGCACACTTTGGATCCTGGATGATGGGAAGCAAGATCCCGATATTGTAGCTTGATGTCATCTGGACACTTCGTTCTTTCCTATACATCCAGAGATTAGTTTGTCGTATGGCTACTCAAGCCAGTCTCACATCTCAGTCCATCGGTTATATATGGGGGATTTGCTTCTCTTTGCGCCACTTGAGAGGTGTAGTGCCTTTGTTGTTTTTAAAAAAACGGGTGAAGGACGATATATCGGTAAAACCCACTAATAGAGCGATTTGCGCCACTGTTTTTTCTGAGTTGAGGAGTAGGCGACAGGACTCTTCAAGGCGAACGGACTTCAGGATAGTGCTATAACTTAGTTTTTCCTGCTGCAGGTAATGCTGCAGTTTGCGTGTTGAGATGTTTATTGATTGAGAGACTTGAGTCAGGGAGCACTCCCCCGTAGGGAGGAGATCTATGATAGCCTGTTTGATTTGAGAGTTGAGGTTTTGAGGAGCTTCCTCACTGATATCTTGGATCTTTTTGAGCACGACCTCTTCAATGATATCACGGCGTAATCCAATAGAAGTATTCAGGAGCGCAAGGGGCAATCTCAGACCATTGAAATCAGCGCCGAACTGGATCTGACTGATATCTATCTTTGAATTCACAGGATTGACCTGGGTGAGGCACATCTGGATATCGTTGGATTTTTCGAGTAATCGTTCAACTAAGAATTTTGAACGAACCACCATACATTGATAGATCTGATCCAGCTTTAAGCCTTGATGCTCAAAGGCAAGGGTGAACTGGATGCTGATCCAGTTTTCTTCAACTTTTGGGGTGAGCTCAATTCCGGTGGCATAAATTCCAATATTTTGTAGTAGGTAGTTGAGGGCATCATTCAGGTTACTCTGCAGGGCCAGAGCAATTGCCAGTTCTTTAAACTTTAGCTGTCGATCTGATTTTGCCAGCTCGACTCCAAAACAGGGCTCTCCAGTTTTCTGAGCGGCGAGTTCCAGCAGTCTACAAAAGGAGTGGTGAGAGATAATGCGTATTATCGCGATGGCGATCACCGAATAATATGATGTCGATCACCTCAACATCCCGTCTCACAGACTGGGTTATTTTTTACCCTGAGTGATCGGCATCCGTCAACTCTGCGGTGATTTTTCTCATCGATTCTCCGCATAATTCTACACGGATCGCTCCATGAACCAGACGATCCAGGATCGCATCCGCATGGGTTGATTCACCGATCATTGTGTGCCAGTGCTCCAGCGGAAGCTGGCTGCCGATCAGTGTGGCTCCGTGACCATGGCGAGCATCGATTAACTCCAGTAGATCGCTACGCTGAAGCGCATTCAGCGACTCCAGTCCCCAGTCATCGAGGATCAGAAGCGGCGTGTTTCTCAACTGAACCATCAGCTTTCGATAGCTGCCATCAGCCTGAGCCAGCTGCAGTTGCTCCAGCAGCTCTTTAAACCGGAAGTAGCGAACCCCGAGTCCCTGCAGACAGAAGTGATGGCCCAGGGCGCAGGCCAGATAGGTTTTCCCGCACCCGGTCGCCCCGGTCAGGATCAGAGTCTGCCCCAGGCTAAGCCAGTATCCCTCTGCCAGTGAGCGGATCTGGGCTCTATGCAAGCCGCGATCACTTCGATAATCCAGTTGCTCCAGATTTGCCTGCAGCCGGAATCGGGCCTGCTTGATAAGGCGCTCGATCCGCCGCTGAGACCGATCCGTCAGCTCCTGCTCCAGCAGCAGGCTGAGTCGCTCTTCGAACCCGAGTTCCTGGTAGTGCCCGGGTTGCTGATGTTGCCTTTCCAGGGCATCCCGGATACCACTTAGTTTCAGCTCCCGAAGTTGCTGTTTGAGTTGTTCTGTCATCTTTGATCCTTAGTGATAGTAGCCTGAGCCACGGATATTGAGGTGAGTGAGCTCCGCCAGACGATCCGGCTGAGTTTCGGGCAGTGGCTGGCCATCCAGCCCCTTTTCCAGGATGGAGCGGATCCCTTTCTGATAGTAAACGCCCGTTCGGTCTGCTCGCTGGCAGGCCGCTTCTAAGCGGGGGCGTCCATATCGCTTTTCCAGGTTGAGGATCCCAAGGCTGGCCCGATATCCAAGCTCCGGGTGGGACTTTCGGTAGAGCAGCTGTTTGATCACCGCAAGCGTGGAGGGGCCTATCTCCTGAGCCCAGTTCAGAAAGCGTCCCGGGGTCCATTGCATCTGCTTTTGGTGTGCGACCGGCATATGATCGGGGTGGGTGGTTTGCCCTCCCTGCTGATAGCTGCGTGGATGTGTCGCGACACAGCGACCACCATGATAGATCCGTACCAGGTTGTCGCAGATATGCGCTTCAAGCTTGCGTTTGAGCAGGGTATAGGGAACCGAGTAGTAGTGCTTGTCGAGCTCGATGTGATAGTCGATATGAACCCGAACCGCCTTCACCCGGGTGAACTGATAGGGGTTTTGAGGCAGCGATTTGAGCACCGGTTTGTCTAGCAATTCAAACTGTGATTTACGGCTTCCCGGCAGCTTCTTGAACGGGCGATTGTTCAACTCGGTGAGCAGAGCCCCGATCCGCTGGTTTAGCTGAGCCAGACTGAAGAAGGTCTCATGGCGCAGTTTTGCCAGGATCCAGCGCTCAACGATCTGCACGCCCACCTCAGCCTTGGCTTTATCTTTGGGCTTGTAAGGACGGGCAGGAAGCACTGCAACACCATAGTGTGCAGCCAGCTGCTGATAGGTAGGATTGAGATCTGGCTCGTAGCGACACGCTCTACTGACTCCGCTTTTGAGATTATCCGGAACGATCATCTCTGGTACTCCCCCAGAAATTCGAAGGCCCGTTTATGGCTCATCACCCAGTCTTCCAGCCCCTGACTCAAGGTTGCATCGGCGTAGGTGTAGCTGGATGCACCCATCACAGCGACAAAGATCTGAGCCCGACGCTCCTCCCAGTCCTCGGATCCACGATGGGCACGGTTGGACCGCAGTAATCAACAAACAGTTTTTCACCGGCTTTATGGCTCTGACGCATTGAGGGAGACTGGCATTTACGCCACTCACGATAACGCATGCAGTAATGGTTATAGCTGTAGTGGTTCTTGGGATGTCGCTCAGCATACTCCTCCCACAGGAGTTGTAGCGTCATCCCTTTGCGTCTGAGCTCCTGATGGGCCACGGCCCAATCCGGCAGAGGAGGTGTCTGACGAACCGTGATCCGGGTCTCAAGGAACTCACGGCGCAGCCGCTCTTCATCCCACTCAGCAGGCAGAGGCCATTGGCATAGCCCCATCTGTTGGGCCCTTTTGCAGTAATTGGACACAGTCGACGGAGACACAGACAGGCTGCTTGCGATCTGGCGGTGACTCAGGCCGCCTTGGTACTTGAGTCTGAGGATCTCTTTGAGTTTTCGCATGGTGATATGCACCGTTGGCATGGCTGGCTCTCCGCTCGAGGTCAAACAGAGAGCATAGCCGGTTAAAAAAACACCTGCGAAACGGGAGTTGAAATGAATAACATTTCGGTCGGGACTGCATAATATTCATGCCGATCACCCAATAATATAAAACTCAAAAGTGATCGCCATCGATATTATTGAGCGATCGCGATCGATATTATTCAGTGATCGCTATCGATCTTATTGGGTGATCGCGATGGACCAAAAAACGCAGAGATAAATCTCTCGGTTTGCTCTAAATCCTGGATGCTTAAGCCCACTCTACTTAATAAAGGCTCAGCTGAGATTTTGTACTTCTCCAGAAGAGGTAAAAATCCAGTCAGTGCAATAGAGCGAATTAGGTGCTTATGTGTACCTGGCTCTTTCATTATTTCTCCGAAGCACTCAAATCCCTAATTCACCTGTCAGGGATCTGCTTGGTAAATTATCCCTTAACTCAAAGCATAGAGCTCATGTAGCCCTTACATTGGCTTAAGTGATTAATAAATGACAGGGATTATCAACCCTATGACTCAGAAGTATGAATCGTCCTGTGTGCAGTGTATATGGTCCCAGAAGGTATTTTCAGAGGCAAGCATGGCTATCTTTTCAATATCACTGTAGCTCTATAACCGGAGCAAGGTGTACTCGCCATCATTACACTTTTGCAGGTGTGTACCCCTAACTCAAAAATGAAGAAGGGGTTACAGCGCGATGCGTTGTAACCCCTTGAAATTCTTGGCGCTCCCGAGACGATTCGAACGTCCGACCTTGCCCTTAGGAGCGAGCTGCTAGATGGTTTTATCACATTTCATCATTTATCACGTTGTGCCTATAACCTACTGAAAACAAAGGGATTGCCATGGTTTCATTGTTTCATCTGGTACCATGATGTTTCACTGTATATAATGCATTCTGTGTACCCCTGAGTGTACCCCCAAAACATATAGATGGTGAAAAAGTGAACTCATCGATGATGATTAAGCAAGATAGGCAAATCTCCTCCCTAGAGCTTCCTGAAGGAATAAAAAGTAAAGCTATCTCAGTATATTCGAAGCATGGTGGAGGGCTTGTACTTGAGCTTAGAGAAGGGAAAAAGCCAAGGTTTCGCTATAGGTTCAGGATAGCGGGCAGGCAGCATGCAATGAACTTAGGCTCCTATCCGGCATTAAGCCTATCTAAAGCGAGAGAGGCTCATCAGGACGCTGTCCTTTTGGTTCAAAAAGGAATTGACCCGCGGCAGCACCGGAAGGCTGAGAAGGCGAAGAATGAGTCTGTGATAACTATGGGGGCTCTAGTTGAACATTGGCTAAAGTATCTTGAACAAGCAGCAGAAGAAAAGCCAGATACGATTAAAAGGCATGGCGACCGCTGGCGGCTTCATCTTTCTAAACACCTTCAGGATATTCGGCTTGAGGATCTAACCCTTGCTCACCTTTCTCAAGCTCTTGAAGATATGCGGAGTAAGGGGATCAAAGAAGAAACGCGTAAGGCTTTATCAACACTAAACCTCTGCCTGGATTTCGCGTTAGCTCGTCACTGGGTCAACCTGAATCCAGCTAGATTACTACGACCAAAAGACTTTAAGGCTTCAGTCGGATTAGGGAGAGAGCGCTGGTTGACTATTCCTGAGTTGAGGAGGCTGTGGGGAACCATAGAAGAGCTCGGAGAGCAGCGAGAAGGGATACCTCGATCTGTAATCCTAAGCCTCTCAATAGGCAATATTCTACGGATACTTATTTTGACAGGGTGTCGAAGAAGTGAAGTGGTTCAAATGCGCTTTAGTCAGCTTGAGGGTGAAAAATGGACAATACCAGAGACTAAGAATGGAAAGGCCCACACGGTTTACCTCTGCCCCTTGGCTCTTAAAATTATCCATCAACAGCACTCCATATCCAGCCCTGGATGTGACTTTGTTTTTGAATCAGATAAGAGACTGGGGCAGTCAGTTACATCAGATGCGGTAACGCGTGCTCTTACCAGGCTGCGAGAGCGTGAGCTTCCCGAGATGGAGCATTTTACGATCCATGACCTGAGAAGATCCGCTGCTACTAACTGGGCGGAACGGATAG from the Dongshaea marina genome contains:
- a CDS encoding tyrosine-type recombinase/integrase is translated as MMIKQDRQISSLELPEGIKSKAISVYSKHGGGLVLELREGKKPRFRYRFRIAGRQHAMNLGSYPALSLSKAREAHQDAVLLVQKGIDPRQHRKAEKAKNESVITMGALVEHWLKYLEQAAEEKPDTIKRHGDRWRLHLSKHLQDIRLEDLTLAHLSQALEDMRSKGIKEETRKALSTLNLCLDFALARHWVNLNPARLLRPKDFKASVGLGRERWLTIPELRRLWGTIEELGEQREGIPRSVILSLSIGNILRILILTGCRRSEVVQMRFSQLEGEKWTIPETKNGKAHTVYLCPLALKIIHQQHSISSPGCDFVFESDKRLGQSVTSDAVTRALTRLRERELPEMEHFTIHDLRRSAATNWAERIGAEERIIELCLNHQPQNKLIRTYHRSKHSEKCRAVWMQWGELVEREIANDQCESSESNVIAVNFGK
- the istB gene encoding IS21-like element helper ATPase IstB — translated: MTEQLKQQLRELKLSGIRDALERQHQQPGHYQELGFEERLSLLLEQELTDRSQRRIERLIKQARFRLQANLEQLDYRSDRGLHRAQIRSLAEGYWLSLGQTLILTGATGCGKTYLACALGHHFCLQGLGVRYFRFKELLEQLQLAQADGSYRKLMVQLRNTPLLILDDWGLESLNALQRSDLLELIDARHGHGATLIGSQLPLEHWHTMIGESTHADAILDRLVHGAIRVELCGESMRKITAELTDADHSG
- a CDS encoding helix-turn-helix domain-containing protein; the encoded protein is MIAIAIIRIISHHSFCRLLELAAQKTGEPCFGVELAKSDRQLKFKELAIALALQSNLNDALNYLLQNIGIYATGIELTPKVEENWISIQFTLAFEHQGLKLDQIYQCMVVRSKFLVERLLEKSNDIQMCLTQVNPVNSKIDISQIQFGADFNGLRLPLALLNTSIGLRRDIIEEVVLKKIQDISEEAPQNLNSQIKQAIIDLLPTGECSLTQVSQSINISTRKLQHYLQQEKLSYSTILKSVRLEESCRLLLNSEKTVAQIALLVGFTDISSFTRFFKNNKGTTPLKWRKEKQIPHI